A genome region from Streptomyces sp. NBC_01296 includes the following:
- a CDS encoding CHAD domain-containing protein, with amino-acid sequence MALPNHDLTARGEGSAGDVLGTYLRAQATAFLRGLRLHEESGADAAEGSDAARSLRGAARRISGSLATFRVVTESSWADGLRTELVWLSSTLADEHAYAARLTRLLDALHRLSGSPEVPAPRGAPGALTVGSARAAALLERQLTLARTRAHSATLQALGSSRFHAVADAVAVLASEVPLDAVAARGRVDEVLVPLAEVARNRLATAVSALPHAAEAHPYNPDQDGSWHEVRRLLRVHRYAREALGEDVARLAAAGDALDRHRDAAEAAAASATAARTPRIAPATAYALGVLHADQRHEVEAARFTFQDLWQPAAAPAL; translated from the coding sequence GTGGCTCTGCCAAACCATGACCTGACAGCGCGTGGAGAAGGCTCCGCGGGTGACGTGCTCGGCACGTACCTGCGGGCCCAGGCCACCGCCTTCCTGCGCGGGCTCCGCCTGCACGAGGAGAGCGGGGCCGACGCCGCGGAGGGCAGCGATGCGGCGCGCAGCCTGCGGGGGGCTGCGCGCCGGATCAGCGGATCCCTGGCCACCTTCCGGGTGGTGACCGAGTCCTCCTGGGCCGACGGACTGCGCACCGAGCTGGTGTGGCTGTCCTCGACCCTGGCGGACGAGCACGCGTACGCCGCCCGGCTGACCCGGCTGCTGGACGCCCTGCACCGGCTGTCGGGCTCGCCGGAGGTGCCCGCGCCCCGCGGCGCCCCGGGTGCGCTGACGGTGGGCTCGGCCCGGGCGGCCGCCCTGCTGGAGCGGCAGCTGACGCTGGCCCGGACCCGCGCCCACTCGGCGACCCTGCAGGCGCTGGGCTCGTCCCGGTTCCACGCGGTCGCGGACGCGGTGGCGGTCCTGGCCTCCGAGGTGCCGCTGGACGCGGTCGCGGCCCGGGGGCGGGTGGACGAGGTCCTGGTCCCGCTGGCGGAGGTGGCCCGAAACCGGCTGGCGACGGCCGTCTCGGCGCTGCCGCACGCCGCCGAGGCCCACCCGTACAACCCCGACCAGGACGGCTCCTGGCACGAGGTGCGCCGGCTGCTGCGGGTCCACCGCTACGCCCGGGAGGCCCTGGGCGAGGACGTGGCCCGCCTGGCTGCGGCAGGCGACGCCCTGGACCGCCACCGCGACGCCGCGGAGGCCGCGGCGGCCTCGGCGACGGCGGCCCGCACGCCGCGGATCGCGCCGGCGACGGCGTACGC
- a CDS encoding RNA degradosome polyphosphate kinase, translated as MSHQPSAGPTEVPAQHPSHTSPAASPGPAAKPARIGSIAAHRPLSGQGPGLAPDLDADLDAYDDKEGGELPPGRFLDRERSWLAFNERVLELAEDPATPLLERANFLAIFASNLDEFFMVRVAGLKRRIATGVATRSASGLQPREVLDLIWTRSRELMARHAACFQQDISPQLAEEGIHLIRWPDLTEKEQARLFTLFRNQIFPVLTPLAVDPAHPFPYISGLSLNLAVVVRNPVTGHRHFARVKVPPLLSRFLEASPQRYVPLEDVIAAHLEELFPGMEVLAHHMFRVTRNEDLEVEEDDAENLLQALEKELMRRRFGPPVRLEVEESIDPGILDLLVQELNVSAAEVYPLPGPLDLTGLFGIASLDRPELKYPKFVAGTHRDLAEVESASAPDIFAALRERDVLLHHPYDSFSTSVQAFLEQAAADPDVLAIKQTLYRTSGDSPIVDALIDAAESGKQVLVLVEIKARFDEQANIKWARKLEESGCHVVYGLVGLKTHCKLSLVVRQEGDTLRRYSHVGTGNYHPKTARLYEDLGLLTADPQVGADLSDLFNRLSGYSRRETYRRLIVAPRSLRDGLITRIDKEAAHHRAGRPAYVRLKMNSIVDEALIDSLYRASQAGVPVAIWVRGICAVRPGVPGLSENIRVRSILGRFLEHSRVFAFGNGGEPEVWIGSADMMHRNLDRRIEALVRVADPAHRAALDRMLETGMSDATSSWHLGPDGEWTRHSTDHEGQPLRHVQEMLIDARRRRRGSAKP; from the coding sequence ATGAGCCACCAGCCCAGCGCAGGCCCCACCGAGGTCCCCGCCCAGCACCCGTCTCACACCTCCCCCGCCGCCTCTCCCGGCCCGGCGGCCAAGCCTGCGCGGATCGGCTCCATAGCCGCGCACCGCCCGCTTTCCGGCCAGGGGCCCGGGCTCGCACCCGATCTCGACGCCGACCTGGACGCCTACGACGACAAAGAGGGCGGCGAGCTCCCCCCGGGGCGGTTCCTCGACCGCGAGCGCAGCTGGCTGGCCTTCAACGAGCGGGTGCTGGAGCTGGCCGAGGATCCGGCGACCCCGCTGCTGGAGCGCGCCAACTTCCTGGCGATCTTCGCGAGCAACCTCGACGAGTTCTTCATGGTCCGCGTCGCCGGCCTCAAGCGCCGCATCGCGACCGGCGTCGCCACCCGGTCGGCCTCCGGACTGCAGCCCCGCGAGGTGCTCGACCTGATCTGGACGCGCTCGCGCGAGCTCATGGCCCGGCACGCCGCCTGCTTCCAGCAGGACATCTCCCCGCAGCTCGCCGAGGAGGGCATCCACCTCATCCGCTGGCCGGACCTCACCGAGAAGGAGCAGGCCCGCCTCTTCACGCTGTTCCGGAACCAAATCTTCCCGGTGCTCACCCCGCTGGCCGTGGACCCCGCGCACCCGTTCCCGTACATCTCCGGGCTCTCGCTGAACCTGGCCGTCGTCGTACGCAACCCGGTCACCGGCCACCGCCACTTCGCCCGCGTCAAGGTCCCGCCGCTGCTCTCCCGCTTCCTGGAGGCCTCCCCGCAGCGCTACGTCCCCCTCGAGGACGTCATCGCCGCGCACCTGGAGGAGCTCTTCCCCGGCATGGAGGTGCTCGCGCACCACATGTTCCGGGTGACCCGCAACGAGGACCTCGAGGTCGAGGAGGACGACGCCGAGAACCTGCTCCAGGCCCTGGAGAAGGAGCTCATGCGGCGCCGCTTCGGCCCGCCGGTGCGCCTGGAGGTCGAGGAGTCCATCGACCCCGGCATCCTGGACCTCCTCGTGCAGGAGCTGAACGTCTCCGCCGCCGAGGTCTACCCGCTGCCCGGCCCGCTGGACCTGACCGGCCTCTTCGGCATCGCCTCGCTGGACCGGCCCGAGCTGAAGTACCCCAAGTTCGTCGCCGGCACCCACCGCGACCTCGCCGAGGTCGAGTCCGCGTCCGCGCCCGACATCTTCGCCGCGCTGCGCGAGCGGGACGTGCTGCTGCACCACCCGTACGACTCCTTCTCCACCTCGGTGCAGGCCTTCCTGGAGCAGGCCGCCGCCGACCCGGACGTCCTCGCGATCAAGCAGACGCTGTACCGGACCTCCGGCGACTCCCCGATCGTGGACGCCCTGATCGACGCCGCCGAATCCGGCAAGCAGGTCCTCGTACTCGTCGAGATCAAGGCCCGCTTCGACGAACAGGCCAACATCAAGTGGGCCCGCAAGCTGGAGGAGTCCGGCTGCCACGTCGTCTACGGCCTGGTGGGCCTGAAGACCCACTGCAAGCTGTCGCTCGTCGTCCGCCAGGAGGGCGACACGCTGCGCCGCTACTCCCACGTCGGCACCGGCAACTACCACCCCAAGACCGCCCGCCTGTACGAGGACCTCGGCCTGCTCACCGCCGACCCCCAGGTCGGCGCGGACCTCTCCGACCTCTTCAACCGGCTGTCCGGGTACTCGCGCCGCGAGACCTACCGCCGGCTGATCGTCGCGCCGCGCTCGCTGCGCGACGGACTGATCACGCGGATCGACAAGGAGGCCGCCCACCACCGGGCCGGCCGCCCCGCGTACGTGCGCCTCAAGATGAACTCGATCGTCGACGAGGCCCTGATCGACTCGCTCTACCGGGCCTCCCAGGCGGGAGTGCCCGTCGCCATCTGGGTCCGCGGCATCTGCGCCGTGCGTCCCGGGGTCCCCGGGCTCTCGGAGAACATCCGGGTCCGCTCGATCCTCGGCCGCTTCCTGGAACACTCCCGGGTCTTCGCCTTCGGCAACGGCGGCGAGCCCGAGGTGTGGATCGGCAGCGCCGACATGATGCACCGCAACCTCGACCGCCGCATCGAGGCACTGGTCAGGGTCGCCGACCCGGCCCACCGCGCGGCACTGGACCGGATGCTGGAGACCGGGATGTCCGACGCCACCTCCTCCTGGCACCTGGGCCCGGACGGCGAATGGACCCGGCACAGCACGGACCACGAAGGCCAGCCGCTGCGGCACGTTCAGGAGATGCTCATAGACGCCCGGAGGCGCCGGCGTGGCTCTGCCAAACCATGA